The genomic region TTCGTGAATCCGGTACTTTTCAATTATCTGTTGCTTAATTACATTGTCCATCGTCCCAACTCCCTTCATCAAAGTATCGCCGCCAGCCCAGTCTCCGGCCGGAGTCCTCCGACAACCGAGCTGATGGTCTTTTTAAAATACTGAATTAGTGTATCATAAAATCTGTAAACTGTAAAGATGGTTTTTATTCAGTATTTGTATTAAGCATTTCTATTTATATTTTATCATGTTACTCCCGGCACAACAAAGATTCCTTAAACAAACCATGCCCAAAAACACTCACTTTATGAGCCTTTTTCATACTTAAAAAATAACACTTCGGCCTGGAATCAGCAAAAAACTTTAATACGGTAAAGCTGCCGTACAGAACTTCTGAGAAAACCCAGCCCGGCAGCTTTTATATTTGACCGTCCGGACCTATTGCTTTTTAAATATTTTCTTCACCGACCAGTATGCCAGTTTTGGCTTTCTGTATTCGTTTACAAGCCCCTTATTATTAAATCCCCTTGCCCTTGTCAGCCCTACTTCCTTAGCCGTTCTTATATCGCAGTACTGCCATATGTAACAGCCGATAATATCCGGATCATCGTGGAACAGCTTTAATGTGTGATTTAACAGTTTTTCCTGATAGTTTTCAGACCATTTTATGCATTCGAAGGTATCCTCACCATAAAGCGCCGCCGCTCCGAATTCAGACACTATTATAGGCTTATCCTCGAGCCCTTGCCCCTTCAGCCTGCTTTTAAAATCCTCAAGGAAACCCGCCCATGTTTCAATTTCCCCGTAATACCATCCAAAATACTGGTTAATTGAAATTATATCCACCAATGTAAAACAAACATCGTCCATCGGATGGTATGATGCATAGGTTATCAGCCTTGAATTGTCCATGCTCCTGACTTTTTAAGCAAAAGCCTTTGTTATATTATAACCGGCTTCTGTATGAGTAGCTATTTCATTATGCAGCCCCCATATTATAATGCAGGGATGGTGATAATCTCTTTCTATCATTTCTTCCAGCATTTTTAATCCTCTTTCTTTAACAAGAGGATTTTTCAACACCGACTCAGGGAAACCCCACATGGGAATTTCTTCCCAGAAAAGCAGGCCTTCCTGATCCATGTAATCAAGGAATGCTTCGGAATTCGGGTAATGCGATCCCCTGATCGCATTGCACCCCAAATTTTTAATTATATCTATATCCTTTTTCATCAATTTCACCGGAAAGGCAAACCCCCAGTCGGGATGATCCTCGTGGCGGTTTACTCCTTTAAGGTATATCTTCTTTTTGTTTAAATACAGCACTTTGTTCTTAATTTCAATTTTTCTGAAACCTATTCTTTCGGTAAGATCGTCTTCCTCCGTTTCAAACCTCACATAGTAAAGATAAGGATTTTCCGTGTCCCATAATTTAACGTCATTCAGTTCAAGATTTTCTACCGTTATTTCGCTTTCACCGATTATTTCAACATCTGCTTCATATATTATGCTGTCATTTATATAAATTCTCAGGGTATCTGAACGCTTGACGCCGTCTGCCGATTTAAGCCTGACTTTCATATTGAGCCTTGCGCTTTTCAAATCGTCATCAAGTGTATAATATATTTTGCAGTTTTCTATCCAGACATTTTCCAGTTCGTTGATTTCCACACTGCGTATAATGCCGCCATAGTGATACCAGTCCACAGTGGAAAGGGGTATTGTGTCGGCGTCATTATGAGTATTGTCGACACATACAACAATTGTATGCTCACCTTCAGAAATTCCCGTTACATTGAAACTGAACGGGGTAAAGCTTCCATAATGACTGCCCAAATGTTTTCCGTCAAGATATACATCTGCAAATCCCGTTACGCCATGAAAAACAATTTTCACATTTTCCTTATTTACCGAAAAGGTTTTACTGTACCATGCCGTTCCTTCATATTCGTACAGCCCCAGTTCATTATTCCAGCAGGACGGTACGAATACCTCGGTGAAATCTTCGGGAAAGCATTCAAACCACTTTTCATCAAATCCTTTTCTTTCGGGATCGGTCCTGAATTTCCACAGGCCGTCAAGTGTAAACGATCGCCTTTTTTTATGCCTTTCAAAAAGTCTTATCATCGTAAATAACCTCCTGGGTTTGATATAAAACATCACGGATGTTATAATAATCCCGTAAAATATATGTATGGTTGATTCAAAAAGAGGGGCCGGCGCAATTGTTTTACGTCAGCCCTTTTTTTGTATAAAAATGCCTGCGGTTATTTATCATTTGCGGTTGTTATATCTGTCCACCGATTTTTGCCTGATTTCAATCGCTCTGTCAATATTCATGCTTTTCACGGTTTCAACAAACTTGTCAAAATTGCTTAACGGCTCGGTGCCGATTATAAACCTCAGCGTCATTTCATCCACATATGTATTTATATCGCTTTCTATTGTAGCCAGTTCCTGGGCCTCTTCAGGAGTGGTTGTCGCAGGCGGGTACTTGTTCGGGTAAGGATCGGCCTGGATAAGGATTTGCAAGGCCTCTTTCTGCTGCGGTAACTGCATGACCTGTTCAATATATTCCTTTCTCTGAATAAACGGACCGTCGGCATAAGCAGTTCTGGTGTAAACAGACAGGGCTTCCGCAACCGAAAATGTCGGATGCTTCATTACCGCATCGGTATAGGTAGGATACCCGTTAACCATTTCATAGCTTACGCCTTCAATTCCAAAGTTATAAAGCATTTCTCCCTCTTCCGTATAGCCATAGTTGAGGAATTTTGCCGCCAGTTCGGGATTTTGGCATGATGTGGTTATTGCAGTTGACCATCCGTTGAATTTCCAGTCCTTTTGCGCGAATTTCACCTTTTCTCCCTTGTTCAAGGTAGGATACTGGGAAGCAACCAGTTCGTAATTTGGATCCTTATCCTTCATCGCATTCATCCATGTGCCCATATTACCGCTAAGAAAACCGATGGTTAATCCCGAAGTACTGTTCAACATGTTTGCTTTTATGGCATCTCCGTCATTTGTGGCAAAATTATTGTCAAGCAATCCCTCTTCATACCATCTGTGCATAATGGTAAGGTATTCCTTATAATTCGGATGCAATCTTCCGTATGCGACTTTCCCGTTGTCGTCAATATACCAGTTCAAGCTGAAGCCGAGAGCGCCGGCTACGAAATTTTCGTCAAG from Thermoclostridium stercorarium subsp. stercorarium DSM 8532 harbors:
- a CDS encoding extracellular solute-binding protein — its product is MSKEEITYPVKGGGKLTYWLKLDPKVSASSKTIADTEFAKELAKRTGIEIEWVHPTQGQEQQQLNLMIASGDMADIIDAPWGTWYPGGAEKALQDNVILPLNDLIEKYAPDYLKVLETDPEKNKQVRTDDGVLYGFACFRGDDINTVYVAPLLRGDWLKELGLSRPTTVAEYEEVLRAFKEKKGATAPFTITKNLDENFVAGALGFSLNWYIDDNGKVAYGRLHPNYKEYLTIMHRWYEEGLLDNNFATNDGDAIKANMLNSTSGLTIGFLSGNMGTWMNAMKDKDPNYELVASQYPTLNKGEKVKFAQKDWKFNGWSTAITTSCQNPELAAKFLNYGYTEEGEMLYNFGIEGVSYEMVNGYPTYTDAVMKHPTFSVAEALSVYTRTAYADGPFIQRKEYIEQVMQLPQQKEALQILIQADPYPNKYPPATTTPEEAQELATIESDINTYVDEMTLRFIIGTEPLSNFDKFVETVKSMNIDRAIEIRQKSVDRYNNRK